In the genome of Triticum urartu cultivar G1812 unplaced genomic scaffold, Tu2.1 TuUngrouped_contig_5058, whole genome shotgun sequence, the window TATGGCATAATATATGAATCAATTTCCATTAAACTACAAGATGAGGTGAAGCGCCTATAAGAAGAAATACTCTTTTTCTCCTGTCCAAATGAGGTGAAGCAAATGATGACCGAAGCCTTAACTTTGATAGCAGCCCGCACCTAGCAAATATGCAGTGAACTATTTCAGACTTATAAACCCAAGTGTCATAGACTGATATTTAATCAACGGAAGACAGAAATTGTTCCCCTGTAAACACTAACAAAAGGTTGGAAAATCCAAGGTTCCAAAATACGCACTGCAGAGGAAGCAATAGACTCCAAGTGGGTCATGGGTTCTCCCACGTATTTCATGGTTCGCTTGAAGTACAAATCCTGGTTGAAGACCTCAGCCTGTGAAACAATTCATGAAAATATATCACCAAATATGAAGAGAGAAAAGGCAGGAAGGAGCGAATTTCCATTAGATTCCATTAGAGCACCAAAGATATACTTGTTGAGAACACATTTAGGGGCTGTTTGGAAGAATAGTATTTATTTGTAACATTTTAGTATTAAAGTCTGATATAAACTACAAAAGGGAACCTATCAACAAATGCCCTCCCAAACGCCCGTGTTTATCAAGAGAACGTAGACCTCCAAAAGAAAGTTCACCTCAGCACAAATTCTGCCTACTGTTGACATAGTCTCAACTGGATACAACCCACGGAGAGTCTCAGCACTAAGGAGAATGGCATCACTACCTGAACAAAACAATTGTGATTCATGTTACAACTTGTGTAATTATAGTTTGTTTGGGTGCAGTAATGAGCAGTTGTACAGGATCACCAAAGTATAAGATATCTGCAAGAGGCAAAAACTAACCGTCCAACACTGCATGTGCCACATCAGTTGCCTCCACACGAGAAGGCCTTAGGTTGTCCGTCATACTGTCCACAACACGAGTAACAACAACAGGCTTTCCAGCCTTGTTGCACTTGTGCAGAGCAGACTTCTGAAATAAGAACACCGAAAGAACGAATAAAGCAGTACTCAATAGAGACCCTTGATTTTTGTTTTAAAAAGAGCAAATCTAACTAAAGCACATAAAATCACCACCAAGCTTCATGCAAATGGGGAAAATACATGTTAATCCAGCAAAATGCCTTCACAACTGCCAAGGGCACTCACAATGCTTGGCTCTTAGCACGTTATCATAGTCAAAATGCTGATGTGGCACTGTAATAATTAAGAAAGAATGAGAGTGGAGCTATATGTTCATATAGATATGGCTCTTAGCTCGTTTTCCTGCACTCCCTGTTTTCCTATTCTTTAATTTTCTCCACAACTAGGCCACTGAGATGTAAAAAGGATCCATAAACTAATTAAATGCAATATCATTTAGATACGACCCCTAAGAATTGGGGTGATTCTCTCTAATTTTTTCACCGCCTAGGACGACACGTTAAGAGATAATGCATTGGGAAGGTTGAGATAACCAACCTTTTTAGGTGGAAGATCAATTCCAAGGTTTCCTCTTTACAGAATTATACCTCTGCTTCTTCCAGGATCTCATCAAAATGGTTCAAGCCCTGCAAGGAATAAGTAGACAATAGGCGGTAAACAAATCAAAGTTGCTCAGGAATGTTGAAAGAATATCTTGAAATTACCTCTACATTCTCAATTTTGGCAAAAATCAGAGTTTGGCTTAGATCACCTAACTTTGAGAGGAACTCCCGTGCCTATTGCTGGAAAAATACTATCAACATTAGGAACATTTTTCCAAAGTATGAAATGCAAACAAACATGTGATACTATTTCAACAAAATAT includes:
- the LOC125528715 gene encoding pyruvate kinase 1, cytosolic-like, coding for MTDNLRPSRVEATDVAHAVLDGSDAILLSAETLRGLYPVETMSTVGRICAEAEVFNQDLYFKRTMKYVGEPMTHLESIASSAVRAAIKANCQVQVHHAVPRLKTNQLKWSFTSAFEARQSLIVRGLFPMLADPRHPAGIF